From the genome of Impatiens glandulifera chromosome 9, dImpGla2.1, whole genome shotgun sequence, one region includes:
- the LOC124915110 gene encoding stemmadenine O-acetyltransferase-like, whose product MMKLLEMEVISKEMVKPTSPTPQHLRRHRLSFLDQISPPIFMPMILFYSSGEVEKKTKDDLSKHLKQSLSQILTQYYMLAGRVSEDNLHVDCNDAGVPFFETRANCTLYDLIHDPDPNEFNKLLAYDLADVKDLGMAVQVNFFSCGGMAVGVGISHKITDAMGFCHLINNWSVVACGEGKMLPPRFVGADIFPPLELGSFLPSVGMLPIEDVVVKRFVFPTDKITQLQDCYTEDTIRPSRIEALSVFIWSRFMATVEGGGDPNKTYLIIHPVNLRRRGSKTGPQLLDDRCFGNIYRIAMTEPTKDDDGKYSDVVRKMRKALKSIDDVYVAKLQEGGDHLDFLQEMMELFLKGEVIAFSFTSLSKFSLYESDFGFGKPVWFGSSRFDFNNLVSFIDTRMEDGVEAWINMSPKDMAKFEADNQLMSYVSPVSPF is encoded by the exons ATGATGAAGCTTCTCGAGATGGAAGTGATCTCGAAGGAGATGGTGAAACCGACGTCCCCAACTCCCCAGCACCTTCGTCGCCACCGTCTATCCTTCCTCGACCAAATATCTCCCCCAATCTTCATGCCCATGATTCTCTTCTACTCATCGGGCGAAGTTGAAAAGAAGACGAAAGATGACTTGTCCAAGCACCTAAAACAATCTTTGTCACAAATCCTAACACAATACTACATGTTGGCGGGGCGCGTCTCTGAGGACAACCTCCATGTTGATTGTAATGACGCTGGGGTACCCTTCTTTGAAACTCGCGCTAACTGCACGTTATACGATCTTATACACGATCCAGATCCCAATGAATTCAACAAGCTTCTTGCTTATGATTTGGCCGATGTTAAGGACCTGGGCATGGCAGTTCAGGTTAACTTCTTTAGCTGTGGAGGCATGGCAGTTGGTGTTGGGATCTCTCATAAGATTACTGATGCCATGGGCTTCTGTCATCTTATTAATAACTGGTCTGTTGTGGCCTGTGGAGAAGGAAAGATGTTGCCGCCACGGTTTGTTGGGGCAGACATCTTCCCGCCATTAGAGTTGGGAAGCTTCCTACCGAGTGTTGGAATGTTGCCCATAGAGGATGTTGTTGTCAAAAGGTTTGTCTTCCCCACGGACAAGATTACCCAACTTCAGGACTG TTACACCGAAGACACAATCCGGCCAAGTAGAATTGAGGCTCTTTCTGTGTTCATATGGAGTCGGTTCATGGCAACAGTTGAAGGAGGCGGGGACCCAAACAAGACTTACCTGATAATCCACCCGGTCAACCTCCGGCGACGTGGCAGCAAGACCGGTCCGCAACTCCTGGACGACCGATGCTTCGGGAACATCTACCGCATAGCGATGACAGAGCCCACGAAGGACGATGACGGAAAATACTCGGACGTGGTGCGGAAGATGAGGAAAGCATTAAAGAGCATCGATGACGTGTACGTGGCAAAGCTACAAGAAGGTGGGGATCACCTGGACTTTCTTCAGGAGATGATGGAGTTGTTTCTTAAGGGAGAAGTCATTGCCTTTAGCTTCACTAGCCTTTCCAAGTTCTCACTCTAtgagtcggattttgggttTGGGAAACCGGTTTGGTTCGGTTCGTCCCGGTTTGATTTCAATAATCTGGTTAGTTTCATTGATACCCGTATGGAAGATGGGGTCGAGGCTTGGATAAACATGTCGCCCAAGGACATGGCTAAATTTGAGGCCGACAACCAACTTATGTCCTACGTCTCACCGGTCAGTCCATTCTAA